The stretch of DNA ACTCGTAATTAAATGATAATATGTAGCAATGTTAGAAGTCTAAGCATAAGTTTTTCTGTAACAAACCTTATTGAAGGCCACAAATGATACAGTCTGCACAAATAAGCAAAATGGCAAATCTCGTGCAAAACTAAAAATAAGAACCAGCTGAACCAAAAACTGGGGCAAAAAGGACACAAGCTTTTCCACCACTGAGATGTCATGTCCATAATGAAGATATATGTGATAGAAATAGATGGAGAAGTTGTGCCTTGGATCTGTACGAGTAAGATGGTACAGTAATGCCTCATGTAGGAATTCCCACCCATATAAGCAGTAGAACAGACCAGTACAAAAGACGAAAACGAATCCTGAGACCAGTCCAAATATGATCCTGTTTCTTGTAAATATGcttttcaataaattatgtgGGGCAAACTGGACATTCTCGTCTTCGGATCTCTCTTTTTGAACAGCACTCCACTTCCTTAGGACGGGTTTCTGGCCAGATGGGAAGAAGTTCGGATCAAGAACCAGGATTATAGGAATAGAATAAATTATAGGATAAATCCTGAAATGGACAACAAGTCCATACCAAAATGCTGACTGTAACACATTACCTGCAAACCAGGGGGAATAAGAAGGAAAAAGGAGGGAAAATAACAACATCAAAGCAAAAAGATATATGCAAATATCTAACATTTTACATCTTTTACGAAAAAAAGCTTTCTTTGGTGTGTCAACCAACAGCAAGActttaagaggaaaaaaaaaaaaaacagcaagaCTAAGAATCAAATGAAAGACTCGAAACTTAATCACAGCAAGACTAAGAATCAAATGAAAGACTCGAAACTTAATCTTCAAaattgatactccctccggtcctttttataagagacaattcacctttctagattcattgaataagtaatatatctgatctatattatagactagatacataatttattcaatgaatcttgAAAGGTGAATTGTCTCCTATAAAAAgtaccggagggagtattaaaattagaaaataaaattgaaagacaGGTAAAAGGCATTCTGCTCTATCCCCCTAGTCAAACATTATActtatttcatatatttttgaATAGTGCTCATTTTGGTATGTTAAACTGTTCATAGATACTAGTACATTTTATGGACAGAAAATGCTACAGATTACAATATgaaaatctgaacaaaacattACTACTGCAAGCTAAAAACACCATCAATTTAATCTAATACAGAAGCAGAACAATACCTTTCATAAGACAGACAATGATCCACAATATCATGGCAGAAACAATGGGTTCACAGTTCCCGCGTGTCCCAATGGTGAAGGTAAATGGATTAAAGAGCCATGCCATAACAGAGTAGTTGCAGAGGTTTTCAGGAACCTTCTGCAGCTTTAGAATATAATAGATAAAATATCCCACAAGTAAATCTGcatttaagaaataataaacaTTTTATTAGGTATAACGAATGGAAGATCATTCAGCATATTCATTGTctaacaaaatattaatttaaacttATTCCAGAGGGACAATATAGTCGCTTAAATCAACTAAAAACAGAAATTCCTAAATATTCCAATTCTCACACTTAACATTTTTGTCTTTTGTAACTTTCATAAGAAGATGGAGCAAACCGAAAACAGCATTTCCCCAGTCACAAATAGCCTGTTAAGTTGGACTCAAATCAAAATCCTCTCCAGAGTTCTCTCCAGCCTCTCTATCTCTCTTCAAAATCCTCTCTTTCTCTCAATCATCTGGCCTCTCTATCACTCTCCTAGTTTCCTAATCACCCTTTATAATCACGCACCATATGTTTTCTCTCTAAAGTGCATCCCTCACGTAGGAAAAGCAAAATtctatataaaaagaatatacataatcACTGCCACAAAAAAACCTTCAATCTACCTCTATATATGCTCTCACAGACCAACACTTGGGTTGGGATGCCTTTagagaaaaaatttaattaactgCTTACTTAATAATCAGTTATCACATAAACAATTAtgtataaacaatttttataacataagattaaattaaactgtTTTTGTATATGCTATAACCTGTATTCATTAGCTATTTTGGAGAACTTATTAAAATCAGCTGAAAAAAGCTTAATGAAAAATggcataagctgtttttataagttcttcCTAACAGTAGGATGGAATGAattagaatttaaaaaatgGATTTTATCCCATCTTATTACATTCCACCTTATAACATTAATTCAAACATATCTCATAAgggtagctcagttggtagcTACTACGTATATTATTGGAGGGCAGGGGTTCGAATCCGGATTCCCCAAATCTCCACACTTATAATGTCTGAGTCTAACTACTAGACCAAtggacaaaaataaataaaaacaattaatccAAACATACCCCAGAAAGACACTTCATGCTTCTATAACAATTAATCAATCAAATTTCTTCAACTTGGTAAAACActaaaactatatattaaataaacagAATCATACAGAAAAACAAGATCTGAATAAATACCTGCAAAAGAGAAGAGAAATTTTCCCCAAGCGTGATGTAGTAACAAATTAGGAACAAGAAGAAAAGCGAGTAAAGGGGAATAACGATAAGTGGTTCTCTGATAAGGAGAAAAACCAGAAGCAACAAGAGAAGCCGCATCAGAAAAAACAATGTAATCAACATCAGTGTATCTAACTTCCATATGAGAATCTTGCCATTCACCGTACACGATTAGAATTACGCGGAAAATTGCAGAGAATGTAAGAAGTGAACGAATATCTAACCACGCCATTGATTTGAATCTTAAACCTCTAATCCCCCAATGTGTTCTTGA from Trifolium pratense cultivar HEN17-A07 linkage group LG5, ARS_RC_1.1, whole genome shotgun sequence encodes:
- the LOC123884485 gene encoding GPI mannosyltransferase 1-like isoform X2, whose amino-acid sequence is MAWLDIRSLLTFSAIFRVILIVYGEWQDSHMEVRYTDVDYIVFSDAASLVASGFSPYQRTTYRYSPLLAFLLVPNLLLHHAWGKFLFSFADLLVGYFIYYILKLQKVPENLCNYSVMAWLFNPFTFTIGTRGNCEPIVSAMILWIIVCLMKGNVLQSAFWYGLVVHFRIYPIIYSIPIILVLDPNFFPSGQKPVLRKWSAVQKERSEDENVQFAPHNLLKSIFTRNRIIFGLVSGFVFVFCTGLFYCLYGWEFLHEALLYHLTRTDPRHNFSIYFYHIYLHYGHDISVVEKLVSFLPQFLVQLVLIFSFARDLPFCLFVQTVSFVAFNKVITAQYFVWFFCLLPLILPWSKMKLKWGGLSCILLWIGAQTHWLLWGYLLEFKGKNVLLQLWAAGLMFLAANIFILVMIIRQHNCSSIFKALEYTRSKHVAKLE
- the LOC123884485 gene encoding GPI mannosyltransferase 1-like isoform X1; amino-acid sequence: MTRKCSRTHWGIRGLRFKSMAWLDIRSLLTFSAIFRVILIVYGEWQDSHMEVRYTDVDYIVFSDAASLVASGFSPYQRTTYRYSPLLAFLLVPNLLLHHAWGKFLFSFADLLVGYFIYYILKLQKVPENLCNYSVMAWLFNPFTFTIGTRGNCEPIVSAMILWIIVCLMKGNVLQSAFWYGLVVHFRIYPIIYSIPIILVLDPNFFPSGQKPVLRKWSAVQKERSEDENVQFAPHNLLKSIFTRNRIIFGLVSGFVFVFCTGLFYCLYGWEFLHEALLYHLTRTDPRHNFSIYFYHIYLHYGHDISVVEKLVSFLPQFLVQLVLIFSFARDLPFCLFVQTVSFVAFNKVITAQYFVWFFCLLPLILPWSKMKLKWGGLSCILLWIGAQTHWLLWGYLLEFKGKNVLLQLWAAGLMFLAANIFILVMIIRQHNCSSIFKALEYTRSKHVAKLE